Proteins from a genomic interval of Chloroflexota bacterium:
- a CDS encoding response regulator: MNRSAHILLVEDNRMDVELTLDAFREARLLNTIHVAPNGEDALDYLFGRGKYADRHAYLLPNLILLDLKLPGIDGFEVLRQVKNTPLLKRLPVVILTSSKEEGDRALSYDGGANSYIVKPVSFEGFLSVVRQIEGYWFSLNVAPPEGEP; the protein is encoded by the coding sequence ATGAACAGATCGGCGCACATTTTACTCGTCGAGGACAATCGCATGGATGTCGAGTTGACGCTCGACGCGTTTCGTGAAGCGCGCTTGCTCAATACGATTCACGTCGCGCCGAATGGAGAAGACGCGCTCGATTATTTGTTCGGGCGCGGCAAGTACGCCGACCGCCACGCGTATCTCTTGCCGAACCTCATTTTGCTCGACCTGAAACTCCCGGGCATTGACGGCTTTGAAGTGCTACGCCAAGTCAAGAACACGCCACTCCTCAAGCGCCTGCCGGTCGTCATTCTCACCTCGTCGAAGGAAGAGGGCGACCGCGCGCTCTCATACGACGGCGGTGCAAACAGTTACATCGTCAAGCCGGTTTCGTTCGAAGGATTCTTGAGCGTCGTTCGGCAAATCGAAGGATACTGGTTCTCGCTTAACGTCGCGCCGCCGGAGGGTGAGCCATGA